One segment of Triticum aestivum cultivar Chinese Spring chromosome 2A, IWGSC CS RefSeq v2.1, whole genome shotgun sequence DNA contains the following:
- the LOC123186364 gene encoding tryptophan decarboxylase 1-like → MGSLGTNPMSFSAIPDDKAAFEPLNPEDVRAYLHKAVDFISDYYTNIESMPVLPNVKPGYLQDELSASPPTYSAPFDVTMKELRTSVVPGMTHWASPNFFAFFPSTNSAAAIAGDLIASAMNTVGFTWQASPAATEMEVLALDWLAQLLRLPTTFMNRTSTGRGTGGGVILGTTSEAMLVTLVAARDAALRRSGSVGVSGIPRLAVYAADQTHSTFFKACRLAGFDPANIRSIPTGPETNYGLDPAKLLEVMQADADAGLVPTYVCATVGTTSSNVVDPVGDVADVAAMFSAWVHVDAAYAGSACICPEFRHHLDGVERVDSISMSPHKWLLTCLDCTCLYVRDAHRLSDSLETNPEYLKNDATESGEVTDLKDMQVSVGRRFRGLKLWMVMRTYGTVKLQEHIRSDVAMAKMFEDFVRADDRFEVVVPRNFALVCFRIKASGVMTEKDADEANRVLMENLNKTGKAYLAHTVVGDKFVLRFAVGSSLQEERHVRSAWDLIKKTTGSIMD, encoded by the coding sequence ATGGGCAGCTTGGGCACCAACCCCATGTCCTTCTCCGCCATCCCCGACGACAAGGCGGCGTTCGAGCCGCTCAACCCCGAAGATGTCCGTGCATACCTCCACAAGGCCGTTGACTTCATCTCCGACTACTACACCAACATCGAGTCCATGCCCGTACTCCCTAACGTGAAGCCGGGGTACCTGCAAGACGAGCTCAGCGCATCCCCGCCAACTTACTCTGCGCCATTCGACGTCACCATGAAGGAGCTCAGGACCTCCGTTGTCCCCGGCATGACGCACTGGGCTAGCCCCaacttcttcgccttcttcccctcCACCAACAGCGCAGCTGCGATCGCCGGCGACCTCATTGCCTCAGCCATGAACACCGTCGGATTCACGTGGCAGGCCTCACCTGCCGCCACTGAGATGGAGGTTCTCGCTCTCGACTGGCTTGCGCAGCTCCTGCGTCTGCCCACAACCTTCATGAACCGCACCAGCACTGGTCGTGGCACCGGTGGTGGGGTTATccttggcacaacaagcgaggccATGCTCGTCACGCTAGTCGCCGCCCGTGATGCAGCGCTGCGTCGAAGCGGCTCTGTCGGCGTGTCTGGCATTCCACGCTTGGCTGTGTATGCTGCCGACCAAACCCACTCCACGTTCTTCAAGGCTTGTCGCCTCGCGGGATTTGACCCCGCCAACATCCGCTCCATCCCTACCGGGCCAGAAACCAATTATGGGCTCGACCCGGCAAAGCTTCTCGAGGTCATGCAAGCTGATGCCGACGCTGGTCTTGTGCCAACATATGTCTGCGCAACCGTGGGCACCACGTCTTCCAATGTCGTTGACCCGGTGGGCGACGTCGCCGATGTTGCCGCCATGTTCAGTGCATGGGTCCACGTCGATGCTGCCTACGCTGGCAGTGCATGTATCTGCCCTGAGTTTCGCCACCATCTCGACGGCGTCGAGCGCGTGGACTCCATTAGCATGAGCCCACACAAATGGCTTCTCACATGCCTTGATTGCACATGTCTCTATGTCCGTGATGCTCACCGACTGAGTGACTCATTGGAGACCAACCCGGAGTATCTCAAGAATGATGCTACCGAGTCCGGCGAGGTCACCGATCTTAAAGACATGCAGGTCAGCGTTGGCCGGCGCTTCCGCGGGCTCAAGCTTTGGATGGTCATGCGTACCTATGGTACCGTAAAGCTCCAAGAGCACATCCGTAGTGATGTTGCCATGGCCAAGATGTTTGAAGATTTCGTCCGTGCCGATGACAGGTTTGAAGTGGTCGTACCGAGGAACTTTGCTCTTGTTTGCTTTCGGATCAAGGCAAGTGGAGTCATGACGGAGAAGGATGCTGACGAGGCCAACCGCGTGCTAATGGAAAATCTGAACAAAACTGGCAAGGCTTATCTTGCACACACGGTGGTCGGTGACAAGTTCGTATTACGGTTCGCCGTTGGGTCGTCGCTGCAGGAGGAGAGGCATGTGAGAAGTGCTTGGGACCTCATCAAGAAGACTACGGGTAGTATCATGGATTAA